The following proteins come from a genomic window of Dreissena polymorpha isolate Duluth1 chromosome 1, UMN_Dpol_1.0, whole genome shotgun sequence:
- the LOC127864947 gene encoding uncharacterized protein LOC127864947 isoform X2 yields MVNTGVVRCYSDGDASGGSSAQGGGLHRQAGHLAAPEHRGHRPTGEQLRTLGYIGSDLLRSVVVRRRFCKDFTDYMISLVTQAIRNRTPLHVPLTEESLQHIRLCAEFHGRTETLDLIKSNLLDTSTAALLVVHGISGTGKTSILAMSSKLCKTWQNLTSLS; encoded by the exons ATGGTGAATACTGGTGTTGTTCGTTGCTATAGTGACGGAGACGCAAGTGGAGGAAGTTCTGCTCAAGGCGGAGGACTCCATCGCCAGGCAGGCCATCTAGCTGCGCCGGAACATCGAGGACATAGACCGACAGGAGAGCAGCTACGAACTCTCGGATACATCG GTTCAGATTTATTGCGGAGTGTCGTGGTGCGCAGAAGATTCTGCAAGGACTTCACGGACTACATGATCTCCCTGGTGACGCAAGCTATTCGGAATCGAACGCCCCTGCACGTCCCACTCACCGAGGAATCTTTGCAGCACATCCGGTTGTGCGCGGAGTTCCATGGACGTACCGAGACGCTGGAT CTGATCAAATCCAACCTGCTGGACACATCGACAGCGGCCCTGCTTGTGGTGCACGGGATTAGTGGTACGGGCAAAACTTCCATCTTGGCGATGTCGTCAAAACTGTGCAAGACCTGGCAAAACCTGACCTCCTTATCATAA
- the LOC127864947 gene encoding uncharacterized protein LOC127864947 isoform X1, with product MVNTGVVRCYSDGDASGGSSAQGGGLHRQAGHLAAPEHRGHRPTGEQLRTLGYIGSDLLRSVVVRRRFCKDFTDYMISLVTQAIRNRTPLHVPLTEESLQHIRLCAEFHGRTETLDVRANIFYHFNIPTLSIWRIMSDFPATKLSNCVMLYRVQIGILHFEYVWVFKKGSLNCPRQSDNRK from the exons ATGGTGAATACTGGTGTTGTTCGTTGCTATAGTGACGGAGACGCAAGTGGAGGAAGTTCTGCTCAAGGCGGAGGACTCCATCGCCAGGCAGGCCATCTAGCTGCGCCGGAACATCGAGGACATAGACCGACAGGAGAGCAGCTACGAACTCTCGGATACATCG GTTCAGATTTATTGCGGAGTGTCGTGGTGCGCAGAAGATTCTGCAAGGACTTCACGGACTACATGATCTCCCTGGTGACGCAAGCTATTCGGAATCGAACGCCCCTGCACGTCCCACTCACCGAGGAATCTTTGCAGCACATCCGGTTGTGCGCGGAGTTCCATGGACGTACCGAGACGCTGGATGTGCGCgcgaatattttttatcatttcaacATCCCAACGCTATCAATTTGGAGAATCATGAGCGATTTCCCTGCTACTAAATTATCGAATTGTGTAATGCTCTATCGTGTTCAAATCGGTATACTCCATTTTGAGTATGTTTGGGTTTTCAAAAAAGGATCCCTCAATTGTCCAAGACAGAGCGATAATCggaaataa